From a region of the Buchnera aphidicola (Aphis fabae) genome:
- the tsaD gene encoding tRNA (adenosine(37)-N6)-threonylcarbamoyltransferase complex transferase subunit TsaD gives MKVLGIETSCDDTCLAVYDNVQGLLINELYNQKKIHANYGGIVPELASRAHAKKIIFLIDKIFKKINIKKDIDLIAYTAGPGLVGSLLVGATFACSLGFSLNIPVLPVNHMEAHLLSPMLECKSIKFPFIGLLVSGKHTQIIAAYKLGKYEILGNSLDDAAGEAFDKIANLLGLKYPNGRELSNLALKGVKSDLYFPRPMKNHSNLNFSFSGLKTFATNIIKSSILNIQQKANIAKAFEDAVIDILLIKTQKALYQKGWNNLVIAGGVSANKLLRKKSEIMMKKFFNGNVFYAASKFCTDNAAMIAYLGSLYYNKLNFSSLEILIKPKWSLDDLSLLS, from the coding sequence ATGAAAGTATTAGGTATTGAAACATCTTGTGATGACACTTGTCTTGCTGTGTATGATAACGTTCAAGGTTTATTGATAAATGAATTATATAATCAAAAAAAAATACATGCTAATTATGGTGGGATTGTTCCAGAATTAGCATCTCGTGCACATGCAAAAAAAATAATTTTTTTAATTGATAAAATTTTTAAAAAAATAAATATAAAGAAGGATATTGATCTTATTGCATACACTGCAGGGCCTGGTTTAGTTGGTTCTTTATTGGTAGGTGCTACATTTGCTTGTTCTTTAGGTTTTTCTTTAAATATTCCTGTATTACCAGTAAATCATATGGAAGCACATTTATTATCACCAATGTTAGAATGTAAGTCAATAAAATTTCCATTTATTGGATTATTAGTATCTGGTAAGCATACTCAAATTATTGCAGCTTATAAATTAGGGAAATATGAAATTCTTGGAAATTCATTAGATGATGCTGCAGGTGAAGCTTTTGATAAAATAGCAAATTTATTAGGTTTAAAATATCCTAATGGTCGAGAATTATCTAATTTGGCACTAAAAGGTGTAAAAAGCGACTTATATTTTCCTCGTCCTATGAAAAATCATTCTAATTTAAATTTTAGTTTTTCAGGTTTAAAAACCTTTGCTACTAATATCATTAAAAGTAGTATTTTAAATATCCAACAAAAAGCAAACATTGCAAAAGCTTTTGAAGATGCAGTTATTGATATATTATTAATTAAAACTCAAAAAGCTTTATATCAAAAAGGATGGAATAATTTAGTGATAGCTGGAGGTGTAAGTGCAAATAAATTATTACGTAAAAAATCAGAGATTATGATGAAAAAATTTTTTAATGGAAATGTATTTTATGCTGCATCAAAATTTTGTACAGACAATGCCGCAATGATTGCTTATTTGGGATCGTTGTATTATAACAAATTAAATTTTTCTTCATTAGAAATTTTAATAAAACCAAAGTGGTCTTTAGATGATTTATCTTTATTATCATAA
- the ribB gene encoding 3,4-dihydroxy-2-butanone-4-phosphate synthase yields the protein MNQKLLYKFGNPIERVEKGILALKSGKGVIILDDENRENEGDLVFASEKMTVEQMALTIRYGSGIVCLCITESKRKKLNLPMMVKNNTSTYRTGFTVTIEASKGVSTGVSARDRLTTIKTAIADNAKPSDLNRPGHVFPLRGDTGGVLARAGHTEAAIEIVSLAGLKPYGVICELTNKDGSMSRTPEIIKFSIEKKMTILTIKDLILYIQKNGCINKI from the coding sequence ATGAATCAAAAACTACTTTATAAGTTTGGAAACCCTATAGAACGTGTGGAAAAAGGAATATTAGCTCTAAAATCTGGAAAAGGTGTTATAATATTAGATGATGAAAACAGAGAAAATGAAGGCGATCTTGTTTTTGCATCTGAAAAAATGACAGTAGAACAAATGGCACTAACAATAAGGTATGGTAGTGGTATTGTATGTTTATGTATAACAGAATCTAAACGTAAAAAATTAAATTTACCTATGATGGTTAAAAATAATACAAGCACTTACCGAACAGGATTTACAGTTACAATAGAAGCTTCAAAAGGTGTTTCTACTGGTGTTTCAGCTCGAGATAGACTAACAACTATAAAAACAGCTATAGCAGATAATGCTAAACCCAGTGATTTAAATCGACCAGGTCATGTATTTCCTTTACGAGGTGATACTGGTGGAGTTTTAGCAAGAGCTGGCCATACAGAAGCAGCCATTGAGATAGTATCTCTTGCTGGTTTAAAACCTTATGGAGTAATCTGTGAACTAACTAATAAAGATGGATCAATGTCTCGTACGCCTGAAATTATTAAATTTTCAATAGAAAAAAAAATGACAATATTAACTATAAAAGATTTAATTCTGTATATTCAAAAAAATGGATGTATAAACAAAATATAA
- the rfaE1 gene encoding D-glycero-beta-D-manno-heptose-7-phosphate kinase has product MKKEIIDFNNALVLVVGDLILDCYWYSKNYYMLSEQSMPVALIKKIKEQPGGAGNVAKNIAEIGGKCKIIGLIGEDSEGIILKKLLKHIKIYSDLISIKNSKTITKIRILSEKKQLIRLDFQEKYIFNDFNLLYEKIINSLKYYKVLVLSDYAKGTLFNIKQIINLAKKMSIHILIDPKGVDFKKYSGASLLTPNLSEFEKIVGKCNEEKQILTRGMKLVYELNLSALLVTRSKNGMTLFQPEKKPIHFPAISKIASDVTGAGDTVISIIASALATGYSLEESCFYANVGASIVIQKIGTETLNINELNTVLNM; this is encoded by the coding sequence ATGAAAAAAGAAATCATTGATTTTAATAATGCACTTGTTCTTGTAGTCGGAGATTTAATATTAGATTGTTATTGGTATAGCAAAAATTATTATATGCTATCAGAACAATCAATGCCTGTTGCATTAATTAAAAAAATTAAAGAACAACCAGGTGGAGCAGGAAATGTAGCTAAAAATATTGCAGAAATAGGTGGAAAATGCAAAATTATTGGTTTAATTGGAGAAGATAGTGAAGGTATAATATTAAAAAAATTACTTAAACATATTAAAATTTATTCTGATTTAATAAGTATTAAAAATAGCAAAACAATTACCAAAATTAGAATTTTATCAGAAAAAAAACAATTAATTCGACTAGATTTTCAAGAAAAATATATTTTTAATGATTTTAATTTATTATATGAAAAAATTATAAATTCATTAAAATATTATAAAGTTTTAGTTCTATCAGATTATGCAAAAGGAACACTTTTTAATATTAAACAAATTATTAATTTAGCAAAAAAAATGTCTATTCATATACTAATAGACCCAAAAGGAGTTGATTTTAAAAAATATTCTGGAGCTAGCTTATTAACACCTAATCTTTCTGAATTTGAAAAAATAGTAGGCAAATGTAATGAAGAAAAACAAATATTAACAAGAGGAATGAAATTAGTATATGAACTAAATTTATCAGCATTATTAGTAACTCGTTCTAAAAATGGTATGACATTATTTCAACCTGAAAAAAAACCAATACATTTTCCAGCAATATCTAAAATAGCATCAGATGTAACAGGTGCAGGTGATACAGTAATTTCTATTATCGCTTCTGCTTTAGCTACAGGTTATTCTTTAGAAGAATCGTGTTTTTACGCTAATGTTGGAGCAAGTATAGTAATACAAAAAATAGGAACCGAAACCTTAAATATTAATGAATTAAACACAGTTTTAAATATGTAA
- a CDS encoding tRNA CCA-pyrophosphorylase: MKIYLVGGAVRDQLLKLKIKDRDWVVVGATKEVLLNKNFQQVGKGFPVFLHPDTHEEYALARKERKLGQGYTGFHTNFNSNITLEEDLVRRDLTINAIAQDEFGNYIDPYQGIKDLENRLLRHISESFIEDPLRVLRTARFAAKLMHLGFRVAKETMILMRKIVKNKELLYLTINRIWSETEKAFKTKNPHVYFQVLYACEALNLVFPEIYFLYQKELFFTNMFNHLNNFFLSIGLSKISLLTKDISIRLSYLFQFLSLNISDISNKKFYDTVSASIVKNFCNRLNIPVHIKEIAILSVGFYNFLNLINHQSSENIINFFCKIDAWRKPDRIKKFAFLSNFNFLNNKLNNIYNVNLLPGLFLEKSFYILQNISIKSILNKGFKGNQIKNELNRLRIKKLDLWRIKNFSKSF, translated from the coding sequence ATGAAAATATATTTAGTTGGTGGCGCTGTTCGTGATCAATTGTTAAAGTTGAAAATTAAAGATAGAGATTGGGTAGTAGTTGGGGCTACCAAAGAAGTGTTATTAAATAAAAATTTTCAACAAGTTGGTAAAGGTTTTCCAGTTTTTTTGCACCCAGATACACATGAAGAGTATGCTTTAGCAAGAAAAGAAAGAAAATTAGGACAAGGTTATACTGGTTTTCATACTAATTTTAATTCCAATATAACTTTAGAGGAAGATTTAGTTAGGCGCGATTTAACAATTAATGCTATTGCTCAAGATGAATTTGGAAATTATATTGATCCATATCAAGGTATCAAAGATTTAGAAAATCGTTTATTGCGTCATATTTCGGAATCTTTTATTGAAGATCCATTGCGTGTTTTACGAACGGCTAGATTTGCAGCTAAATTAATGCATTTAGGATTTAGAGTTGCAAAAGAAACTATGATTTTAATGCGTAAAATAGTTAAAAATAAAGAACTATTGTATTTAACTATAAATAGAATTTGGAGTGAAACTGAAAAAGCATTTAAAACTAAAAATCCACATGTTTATTTTCAAGTATTATATGCTTGTGAGGCACTTAATTTAGTATTTCCAGAAATATATTTTTTATATCAAAAAGAATTATTTTTTACGAATATGTTTAATCATTTAAATAATTTTTTTTTATCAATTGGTTTATCTAAAATATCTCTTTTAACTAAAGATATTTCAATACGTTTGTCTTATTTATTTCAATTTCTTTCTTTAAATATCAGTGATATTTCTAATAAAAAATTTTATGATACAGTGTCCGCATCTATTGTTAAAAATTTTTGTAATCGTCTTAATATTCCTGTACATATTAAAGAAATAGCTATATTAAGTGTTGGTTTTTATAATTTTTTAAATTTAATTAACCATCAATCTTCTGAAAATATCATAAATTTTTTTTGTAAGATAGATGCTTGGAGAAAACCAGATCGTATTAAAAAATTTGCATTTTTAAGTAATTTTAATTTTTTAAATAATAAATTAAATAATATTTATAATGTTAATTTATTACCTGGTTTATTTTTAGAAAAATCTTTTTATATTTTACAAAATATATCTATTAAATCAATTTTAAATAAAGGTTTTAAAGGGAATCAAATCAAAAATGAATTAAATCGATTAAGAATTAAAAAGTTAGATCTATGGAGAATAAAAAATTTTAGTAAATCATTTTAG
- a CDS encoding undecaprenyl-diphosphate phosphatase, which produces MIYIYKTIVSIILGTIEGITEFLPISSTGHIIVISHWLGVFNKNTNILKIFIQLGSTLAILIFFFKKIINLINFTKQKKTKNIHILTSLIPTASLGFIFYSDIKLLFNPKNIMYALICGGIFLIISEIFKPKKPIINSINDINLLQSFIIGCFEALCLYPGFSRSGATIGTSILLGIKRSVAIDFSFIISIPLTIGASFLDLIKNINNININYIPYYLSGFFISLVISLLSIKKLIKILNKVSLNIFGFYRLILASLIYLIN; this is translated from the coding sequence ATGATTTATATCTATAAAACAATTGTTTCTATAATTCTTGGAACAATAGAAGGAATAACCGAATTCCTTCCTATTTCATCCACAGGTCATATAATCGTTATTAGTCATTGGTTAGGTGTATTCAATAAAAACACGAATATATTAAAAATATTTATTCAATTAGGGTCAACATTAGCAATATTAATATTTTTTTTTAAAAAAATAATAAATTTAATAAACTTTACAAAACAAAAAAAAACAAAAAATATTCATATTTTAACATCTCTTATACCCACAGCATCTTTAGGTTTTATATTTTATAGCGATATAAAATTATTATTTAATCCTAAAAATATTATGTATGCATTAATTTGTGGAGGTATTTTTCTTATTATTTCTGAAATTTTCAAACCTAAAAAACCAATAATAAATTCTATTAATGATATTAATTTATTACAATCATTTATTATCGGGTGTTTTGAAGCACTTTGTTTATATCCAGGCTTTTCAAGATCAGGAGCTACTATAGGCACTTCGATATTATTAGGTATAAAACGCTCTGTTGCAATAGATTTTTCTTTTATTATTTCAATTCCATTAACAATAGGAGCATCTTTTTTAGATTTAATAAAAAACATAAATAACATTAATATTAATTATATACCATATTATTTAAGTGGTTTTTTTATATCCTTAGTCATTTCTTTATTATCAATTAAAAAACTAATCAAAATACTTAATAAAGTTTCATTAAATATTTTTGGATTTTATCGATTAATATTAGCTAGCTTAATTTACTTGATAAACTAA
- the crr gene encoding PTS glucose transporter subunit IIA, with product MGFLSDFFNRKKSNFLKKIEIFAPLSGEIINIEDVPDVVFSKKIVGDGIAIKPSGNKMISPINGTIGKILDSKHAFSILSEDGVELFVHFGIDTIKLKGEGFKQIAKDNQKVKIGDTIILFDLNILEKKARSILTPVVISNMEKFKKIEKSSGSIIAGETIIMSLYN from the coding sequence ATGGGTTTCTTATCAGATTTTTTTAATAGAAAAAAATCTAATTTTTTAAAAAAAATAGAAATTTTTGCGCCTTTATCAGGTGAAATAATAAATATTGAAGATGTTCCAGATGTAGTCTTTTCAAAAAAAATAGTAGGTGATGGAATTGCAATTAAACCATCAGGCAACAAAATGATATCACCAATAAATGGAACTATTGGTAAAATACTTGATAGCAAACATGCTTTTTCAATTCTTTCAGAAGATGGTGTTGAATTATTTGTACATTTTGGAATTGATACGATAAAACTAAAAGGGGAAGGTTTTAAACAAATAGCAAAAGATAATCAAAAAGTAAAAATAGGAGATACTATTATATTATTTGATTTAAATATATTAGAAAAAAAAGCACGTTCTATTTTAACACCTGTAGTAATATCTAATATGGAAAAATTTAAAAAAATAGAAAAATCATCAGGTTCTATTATTGCCGGTGAAACAATAATTATGTCTTTATATAATTAA
- the ptsI gene encoding phosphoenolpyruvate-protein phosphotransferase PtsI — MISGILASPGIAFGNALLLKNEDIVINRKIISAENIKTEINKFFNGRQKSVNQLTEIKLTIGKKFGKKQEGIFEGHIMLLEDEELEKEIIDLIKEKKISAAEAAEFVIDKQAKALEKIKDEYLRNRAIDIRDIGLRLLKNILNINIIDLNNIKNKVILISKDLTPSETAQINLKYILGFITDLGGPTSHTSIMARSLEIPAIVGTGNITNTVKHNDYIILDSINNQIFINPSSELIDKKREVEKKYFLKKNSFKKLKDLPATTTDGHNIKIGSNIGNIQDVQSAKKHGAECIGLYRTEFLFMGRNTLPTEQEQFQAYKEIAETMENKSVIIRTMDIGGDKDLPYMNLPKEENPFLGWRAIRILMDRKEILHTQLKAILRASAFGKIYILFPMIISVEEIRILKTEIKKLKNQLNNNNILFDKNIKIGIMIETPASAIIAEYLIKEVDFFSIGTNDLTQYTLAVDRGNDLISHLYNPISPSVLKLIKKVIDVSHKNGKWTGMCGELAGDERITALLLGMGLDEFSMSSTSIPKIKETIRKISFSKAQNLAKKILTLPTTDEIFNLLNKFN; from the coding sequence ATGATCTCAGGCATTTTAGCATCACCGGGTATAGCTTTTGGCAATGCGCTTTTATTAAAAAATGAAGATATTGTCATTAACCGGAAAATAATTTCTGCTGAAAATATTAAAACAGAAATAAACAAATTTTTTAACGGACGACAAAAATCAGTAAACCAATTAACAGAAATCAAATTAACTATAGGAAAAAAATTTGGAAAAAAACAAGAAGGTATTTTTGAAGGTCATATTATGCTTCTTGAAGATGAAGAACTAGAAAAAGAAATAATAGATTTAATTAAAGAAAAAAAAATATCAGCAGCAGAAGCCGCCGAATTTGTAATTGATAAACAAGCTAAAGCACTAGAAAAAATAAAAGATGAATACTTAAGAAATAGAGCAATTGATATAAGAGATATTGGGTTACGTTTATTAAAAAATATACTTAATATTAATATTATTGATTTAAATAATATAAAAAACAAAGTAATCTTAATTTCAAAAGATCTTACTCCTTCAGAAACTGCTCAAATTAATTTAAAATATATACTGGGATTTATTACAGATTTAGGTGGTCCAACATCGCATACTTCAATTATGGCAAGATCACTTGAAATACCTGCAATTGTAGGGACTGGAAATATTACAAATACAGTAAAACATAATGATTATATTATTTTAGATTCAATTAATAATCAAATTTTTATTAATCCATCTTCTGAATTGATAGATAAAAAACGAGAAGTAGAAAAAAAATATTTTCTCAAAAAAAATAGTTTTAAAAAATTAAAAGATTTACCAGCAACTACAACTGATGGACATAATATTAAAATTGGTTCTAATATTGGTAATATTCAAGATGTACAATCAGCAAAAAAACATGGTGCTGAATGTATTGGTCTTTATCGAACAGAATTTTTATTTATGGGTCGTAATACACTTCCAACTGAACAAGAACAATTTCAAGCATATAAAGAAATTGCAGAAACGATGGAAAATAAATCAGTTATTATAAGAACTATGGACATTGGAGGTGATAAAGATCTTCCATATATGAACTTACCAAAAGAAGAAAATCCATTTCTTGGATGGAGAGCTATACGTATTTTAATGGATAGAAAAGAAATTTTGCATACTCAATTAAAAGCTATACTTAGAGCTTCCGCTTTTGGTAAAATATATATTTTATTTCCTATGATTATATCCGTAGAGGAAATTAGAATATTAAAAACAGAAATTAAGAAATTAAAAAATCAATTAAATAATAATAATATACTTTTTGATAAAAATATTAAAATTGGCATTATGATTGAAACTCCTGCATCAGCTATAATAGCAGAATATTTAATAAAAGAAGTAGATTTTTTTAGTATTGGTACTAATGACTTAACACAGTATACTTTAGCTGTTGATAGAGGTAATGATTTAATTTCACATTTATATAATCCTATAAGCCCATCTGTATTAAAATTAATTAAAAAAGTTATTGATGTTTCGCATAAAAATGGGAAATGGACTGGTATGTGTGGAGAATTGGCAGGAGACGAACGTATTACTGCTCTTTTATTAGGCATGGGTTTAGATGAATTTAGTATGAGCTCAACAAGTATTCCTAAAATTAAAGAAACAATTCGAAAAATATCTTTTTCAAAAGCTCAAAATTTAGCAAAAAAAATATTAACTTTACCTACAACAGATGAAATTTTTAATTTATTAAATAAATTTAATTAA
- a CDS encoding HPr family phosphocarrier protein yields MFQNEIKITALHGLHTRPAAEFVKEAKKFISDIHIIYNGKSVNAKSLFKIQTLGLVHGSLITLSAEGKDEKEAIEHLSKIMTELE; encoded by the coding sequence ATGTTTCAAAATGAAATAAAAATTACTGCGTTACATGGGTTACATACTCGACCTGCAGCTGAATTTGTAAAAGAAGCAAAAAAATTTATTTCTGATATTCACATTATCTATAATGGAAAATCTGTTAATGCAAAAAGTTTATTTAAAATTCAAACACTTGGTTTAGTTCATGGAAGTTTAATTACGTTATCTGCGGAAGGAAAAGATGAAAAAGAAGCTATTGAACATTTATCTAAAATAATGACAGAATTAGAATAA
- the cysK gene encoding cysteine synthase A: MNKIYKDNSLTIGKTPLVRLNKIGNGNILVKIESRNPSFSVKCRIGANMIWDAEKKGNLNENITLIEATSGNTGIALAYVAAARNYKLILTMPESMSMERKTLLTSLGAKLILTDSNKGMKGAISKANEIASSSHEKKYFLLKQFENPANPEIHENTTGPEIWNDTNGNIDILISGVGTGGTITGITRYIKNIKGKKNFISIAVEPLESPVITQFLSGKKINPGLHKIQGIGAGFIPKNLDLSLIDKVITISSEESILHAQNIMKKEGILAGISSGAAIAAALKIQNQKKFLNKKIVVILPSSGERYLSTELFSKSFQNRNKY; this comes from the coding sequence ATGAATAAAATATATAAAGATAATTCATTGACTATTGGAAAAACACCACTTGTTCGTTTGAATAAAATAGGAAATGGAAATATTTTAGTAAAAATAGAATCCAGAAATCCAAGTTTTAGTGTTAAATGTAGAATTGGTGCTAATATGATATGGGATGCAGAAAAAAAAGGAAATTTAAATGAAAATATTACTTTAATTGAAGCTACAAGCGGAAATACAGGTATAGCTTTAGCATATGTTGCAGCTGCTAGAAACTATAAGTTAATTCTTACCATGCCAGAATCCATGTCGATGGAAAGAAAAACACTACTAACATCTTTAGGTGCAAAGTTAATCCTAACAGATAGCAATAAAGGAATGAAAGGAGCTATTTCTAAAGCGAATGAAATTGCATCTTCTTCTCATGAAAAAAAATATTTTTTATTAAAACAATTTGAAAATCCTGCTAATCCAGAAATACATGAAAATACTACTGGACCAGAAATTTGGAATGATACAAATGGAAATATAGATATATTAATTTCAGGAGTAGGTACAGGAGGAACAATTACAGGAATTACAAGATATATAAAAAACATTAAAGGAAAAAAAAATTTTATTAGTATTGCTGTAGAACCTTTAGAGTCACCTGTAATTACACAATTTTTATCAGGAAAAAAAATAAATCCTGGATTACATAAAATTCAAGGTATCGGAGCTGGTTTTATTCCTAAAAATTTAGATTTAAGTTTGATTGATAAAGTGATTACAATATCAAGTGAAGAATCAATATTACATGCTCAAAATATAATGAAAAAAGAAGGAATATTAGCTGGTATTTCTTCTGGTGCTGCTATTGCAGCTGCTTTAAAAATACAAAATCAAAAAAAATTTTTAAATAAAAAAATAGTAGTAATACTTCCTTCTTCTGGAGAACGTTATTTAAGTACAGAATTGTTTTCTAAATCATTTCAAAATAGAAATAAATATTAA
- the ligA gene encoding NAD-dependent DNA ligase LigA, producing MKKIKYQINKLRQKILKYDYFYHTLDQPIISDPEYDYLLNQLYDLELKHKEFVTSDSPTQKIGSNLLNKFKKIRHFFPMLSLENTFDLNGYVKFENRIKKKFINESVIDFCCELKIDGIAVSLIYELGTLVRAATRGDGYFGENITKNIKTIKSIPIQLKGCNIPKRLEVRGEVFMLKSDFLQLNNIDSTVKKKHFSNPRNIAAGSLRQIDAQITAKRKLMFFCHGFNFFEEIIYFKTHYEVLIQLKNWGIPINKEMLICSNYLEVLNFYKKFEKNRLSFDFDIDGIVVKVNSLYFQKKLGSNNKSPRWAIAFKYSSKEEVTKLNDIKFEVGRTGVITPVAYFNPVYISGVLIKKASLYNKNEINKLNLHFNDYIIIKRSGDVIPKIINVVKNKRLTNAKKIFFPIYCPVCNSKLMSNKEEKIIRCLSGLICDAQKKKIFCHFFSKNALDANGLGPKVINELIQKKIVLNLIDFFYLTEEQLKDIENVGKKKSIKIIKTIVKSKKTTMSRFIYALGIFSVGEIIGQKLSNYFNTCNNLINASKQELESIDGIGKVVANNIFNYFSIFENRRLVKRLIEILNIIPCSKHSINNKMTRIFNKDIVITGVFKEYSRNELKKILLKLGARINNRVSQKTELLIYGEKVGSKFLEAKKFNIKMINEKEFYFLINNTN from the coding sequence ATGAAAAAAATTAAATATCAAATTAATAAATTACGTCAAAAAATTCTAAAATATGATTATTTTTATCATACTTTAGATCAACCAATTATTTCTGATCCAGAATATGATTATTTATTGAATCAATTATATGATTTAGAACTAAAGCATAAAGAATTTGTTACTTCTGATTCACCTACTCAAAAAATCGGTTCAAATTTACTTAATAAATTTAAAAAAATAAGACATTTTTTTCCTATGTTATCTTTAGAAAATACGTTCGATTTAAATGGATATGTAAAATTTGAAAATAGAATTAAAAAAAAATTTATTAATGAATCTGTAATAGATTTTTGCTGTGAATTAAAAATTGATGGAATAGCAGTTAGTTTAATTTATGAATTAGGAACGTTAGTTCGTGCTGCAACTCGAGGTGATGGTTATTTTGGAGAGAACATTACAAAAAACATAAAAACAATTAAATCTATCCCGATACAACTAAAAGGATGTAATATACCGAAAAGGTTAGAGGTAAGAGGTGAAGTTTTTATGTTAAAATCTGATTTTTTACAGTTAAACAATATAGATTCTACAGTTAAAAAAAAACATTTTTCTAATCCTAGAAATATAGCTGCTGGATCATTAAGACAAATTGATGCTCAAATTACAGCGAAAAGAAAATTAATGTTTTTTTGCCATGGATTTAACTTTTTTGAAGAAATAATATATTTTAAAACTCATTATGAGGTACTTATACAACTAAAAAATTGGGGAATACCTATTAATAAAGAAATGTTAATTTGTTCTAATTACTTGGAAGTATTAAATTTTTATAAAAAGTTTGAAAAAAACCGTTTATCATTTGATTTTGATATAGATGGTATTGTTGTTAAAGTCAATTCACTTTATTTTCAAAAAAAGTTAGGTTCTAATAATAAATCACCTAGATGGGCTATTGCTTTTAAATATTCTTCTAAAGAAGAAGTTACTAAGTTGAATGATATAAAATTTGAAGTTGGAAGAACCGGGGTTATTACTCCAGTCGCTTATTTTAATCCAGTTTATATTTCAGGAGTATTGATTAAAAAAGCATCGTTATATAATAAAAATGAAATTAATAAATTAAATTTACATTTTAATGATTATATTATTATAAAGCGTTCTGGAGATGTTATACCAAAAATTATAAATGTTGTTAAAAATAAACGTCTTACCAATGCAAAAAAAATATTTTTTCCAATTTATTGTCCAGTGTGTAATTCAAAATTAATGTCAAATAAAGAAGAAAAAATAATACGTTGTCTTTCTGGATTAATATGTGATGCTCAGAAAAAAAAAATATTTTGTCATTTTTTCTCTAAAAACGCATTAGATGCTAATGGATTAGGTCCCAAAGTTATTAATGAATTAATTCAAAAAAAAATTGTTTTAAATTTAATAGATTTTTTTTATCTTACAGAAGAGCAATTAAAAGATATAGAAAATGTAGGTAAAAAAAAGAGCATTAAAATTATTAAAACTATTGTTAAATCTAAAAAAACTACTATGAGTCGTTTTATTTATGCTTTAGGAATTTTTTCTGTAGGTGAAATTATAGGACAAAAATTATCTAATTATTTCAATACTTGCAATAATTTAATTAATGCTTCAAAACAAGAGTTAGAATCAATTGATGGAATAGGAAAAGTAGTTGCTAACAATATATTTAACTATTTTTCTATTTTTGAGAATCGCAGATTAGTTAAAAGATTGATAGAAATATTAAATATTATTCCATGTAGTAAACATTCTATTAATAATAAAATGACACGTATTTTTAATAAAGATATTGTTATAACAGGTGTATTTAAAGAGTATTCTAGAAATGAATTAAAAAAAATTTTATTAAAATTAGGTGCTCGTATTAATAATAGAGTTTCTCAAAAAACGGAACTATTAATATACGGAGAAAAAGTTGGTAGTAAGTTTTTAGAAGCAAAAAAATTCAATATAAAAATGATTAATGAAAAAGAATTTTATTTTTTAATAAATAATACTAATTAA